In one window of Bos taurus isolate L1 Dominette 01449 registration number 42190680 breed Hereford chromosome 15, ARS-UCD2.0, whole genome shotgun sequence DNA:
- the OR52R1E gene encoding olfactory receptor 52R1, translating into MLSPAETRSPFQWRNINHPMMLTSRNSSSHPVSFILLGIPGLENSQFWVPFPFCAMYVVALVGNITLLHVIRTDPTLHEPMYLFLAMLATTDLVLCTSTQPKMLAIFWFHDHEIEYHACLIQLFFIHAFSSVESGLLMAMALDRHVAICFPLHHSSILTPSVVGKLGGGVMMRGLLWVSPFCFLVSRMPFCPSRIIPQSYCEHMAVLKLVCADTRVNCAYGLFVAFSVVGFDIIVISVSYVIILRTVLGLPSGEARLKAFGTCASHICVILALYIPALFTFLTHRFGHHVPRVVHVMFAILYLLVPPMFNPIIYGIRTKQIRDRVIQGCSRKDSQLKA; encoded by the coding sequence ATGCTATCACCTGCAGAGACTAGATCACCTTTCCAGTGGAGAAACATTAACCATCCTATGATGTTGACTTCACGGAATAGCTCTTCTCATCCTGTGTCCTTCATCCTGCTTGGGATCCCAGGATTGGAGAATTCCCAGTTTTGGGTTCCCTTTCCATTCTGTGCCATGTATGTTGTGGCTCTAGTCGGCAATATCACTCTCCTTCATGTAATCCGAACCGATCCCACCTTGCATGAGCCCATGTACCTCTTTCTGGCCATGCTGGCTACCACTGACCTGGTCCTCTGCACTTCCACACAACCTAAAATGCTGGCCATATTCTGGTTTCACGATCATGAGATTGAATACCATGCCTGCCTCATCCAGTTGTTCTTCATCCATGCCTTTTCTTCGGTGGAGTCCGGATTGCTCATGGCTATGGCCTTGGACCGTCATGTGGCTATCTGCTTCCCACTGCATCACTCTAGTATCCTGACCCCATCTGTTGTAGGTAAACTGGGGGGAGGTGTGATGATGAGAGGGCTGCTATGGGTGAGTCCTTTCTGCTTCTTGGTGTCCAGGATGCCCTTCTGCCCCAGTCGGATAATCCCCCAGTCATACTGTGAGCACATGGCTGTGCTGAAGTTGGTGTGTGCTGACACTAGAGTAAATTGTGCATATGGACTTTTTGTGGCCTTCTCTGTAGTTGGCTTTGACATTATCGTCATCAGTGTATCCTATGTAATAATTTTGAGAACTGTTCTGGGGTTACCCTCAGGTGAAGCCCGGCTCAAGGCTTTTGGCACATGTGCCTCCCATATCTGTGTCATCTTGGCTCTTTATATCCCAGCCCTCTTTACTTTTCTCACCCATCGCTTTGGACATCATGTGCCCCGAGTAGTACATGTCATGTTTGCTATTCTCTATCTCCTGGTACCTCCCATGTTCAACCCCATCATCTATGGAATTAGAACCAAACAGATCAGGGACAGGGTTATTCAAGGATGTTCTAGAAAAGACTCCCAACTCAAAGCATAG